In Microbacterium enclense, the DNA window GTGCACGGTCGACGCCTACCAGGGCGACCTCATCGGCATCATCGGTCCGAACGGTGCCGGCAAGTCCACGCTGCTCAAGGCGATCTTCGGTCAGGTGAAGATCCGCGGCGGTGCCGTCCTGCTCAATGGTGAGGACATCACCTCGCTCAAGGCCGACAAGCTCGTCGGCAAGGGCGTCGGCATGGTCCCGCAGAACAACAACGTATTCCCGAGCCTGTCGATCGAAGAGAACCTGCAGATGGGTCTTTTCCAGCGGCCCAAGGTGTTCGCCGAGCGGTTCGAGTTCGTCTCGGGGCTCTTCCCCGAGCTGGCCAAGCGCCGGCGCCAGCGTGCCGGTTCGCTCTCCGGCGGTGAGCGCCAGATGGTCGCGATGGGTCGGGCGCTCATGATGGACCCCTCGGTCCTCCTGCTCGACGAGCCGTCGGCCGGCCTGTCGCCCGTGCGTCAGGACGAGACGTTCCTCCGCGTGGCCGAGATCAATCGCGCCGGGGTGACGATCATCATGGTCGAGCAGAACGCGCGCCGCTGCCTGCAGATCTGCCACCGGGCCTACGTGCTCGATCAGGGCAAGGACGCATACACCGGCACCGGGCGCGAGCTGCTCACCGACCCCCGCGTCATCGAGCTGTACCTCGGCACCCTTGCCGCCGACGAGGACGCCAAGCGCGACCACGGGGAGTCCCCCGCCTGAGCCGACGCAGATATGCCGCGAGCGCGGCGCTCACCCTGGTGGGCGTCGCGCTCTCGTCATGCGTGAGCGCGCCCGAGCCGGCGCCGCCGGTCTCGGTGGCGCTCGTCCAGCAGCGGGGCGATATCGCTCCGGGGCGCGTTCAGCTGCGGGTGACGGACACCTCGGATGCCGCCCTCACCATCACCTCGGCGACGCTCTCCTCCGCCGTGCTGTCGCAACCGGGCGGTGGGCAGACGAAACGTCCCGTGTCGATGACGCCCGGACGGACCGTGGATCTGCCCGTCCTCCTCCCCGCCGTGGTCTGTGAGAGGGACGACGTATCCGCTCGCGCGACGGTGGTCCTCGAGCAGGACGGGGCGCCGCGGGAGGTGACACTCCCGGTCACCGATGAGCTCGGGGTGCTCGCCCGCCTGAGCGCGACCGCGTGCGACCAGGACGCCGTGGCATCCGTGGCTCGTCTCTCGGCCACCTCCGCCTCGGTGGGGACGGGAGGGGCCATCGACCTGCGGATCTCGATCGATCCGGTGGCAGACGCCACCGCGGGGAGCCTCGAGCTGGTCGCGCTGCGCGGCACACCCCTGTTGCGCTTCCCCGCCGGCACCGAGACACCCCTGGATGTGACGGTGCGCGCGGGTGACCACGCGTCGACGGTGACCGTCGCGGTGGTCCCCCAACGCTGCGACGCGCACGCGATCGCGGAGGACAAGGTCGGGACGCTGTTCGACCTCGTCGCCCGGGTCGACGGGCGCGAGGTGGTCGTGCCCCTGGAGCGGTCATCGACCGTAGCTGCGGCACTGCTGTCGGACACGGCCGCGGTGTGCGGCCTGACCCCCTGACATACGGAAGGGGCCCGGATCCTGTCGGATCCGGGCCCCTCGCGTGGTGTCAGGTCACTCGTTGAGCGAGCCGAACTCCGTGTTCAGCAGGGTGTACTTGTTGTCGGCACCGTACTGGTAGATGCCGATGTACGCCTCGGTGGGGTCACCGTTCGCGTCGAACGTGATCGGGCCGGAGACACCGTCGTAGTCGATGTCCTTGCCCTCGTTGATCAGCGCGAGGCAGTCGGCGAAGGTGGTGCACTTCTCGCCCTCCTCGGAGACCGACTGCAGGTTGTCACGGATGGCCGTGCCCGAGTCGTCCTTGGCCTGCGCCGCGGCGAGGGCCGCGACGATGACGGCGTCGTAGGACTCCGGCGCGTAGCTGAAGTCGGTCAGCGCGGGGTCGACCTCCTTCAGACGCGTCTGGAAGGTCGTGTCGGCCGGGTTGCCGGGGAGGGTTCCCTTGGCGCCCTGGAGCGTGCCCGCCGGGAACTCGTACGAGTTCGACAGGTTACCGTCGACGAAGTAGACCTTCGACGCCGCGTAGCCCTGGGTGCTGACCAGCTGCGGGATGATCGAGGAGGTCTCTTCGAACGCGATGACCGCGATCGCGTCGGGCTGGGCGGCGAGGAGCTCGTCGACCTGCGACGTGAAGACGGTGTCACCCGGGTTGTAGGGGACCGCGACCGAGACCTCGCCACCGGCGGCCTCGATGGCCGTCGTCGCGTTGTCCTTCAGGCCGATGCCGTAGGGGTCGTTGATGTAGATGATGCCGATGTTGGCGGCACCGTCTCCGGTCATCAGGTTGCCGAGCACGCGGCCCTGCAGCACGTCGGACGGCGCGGTACGCCAGTAGTACCCGTCGTCGGCGTACGTGGTGAAGTCGGGCGAGGTGTTCGCCGGGGAGATCTGGACGATGCCGGCGTTGACCAGCTGGTCGATGAAGGTGAACGACACACCGGAGGAGGCCGCACCGATCACGACGTCGGCGCCGGCGTCGACGAGCTCGGTCGCGGACTGCGTCGCGATGTCGGTCGTGGTGTCACCCGAGTCGCGCTCGGTGAGTTCGGTCTTGAACGGGAAGGCGTCGCCGGTGGCCTCGATGTCCTTGATGGCGAGCTTGACACCCGCGACCTCGGGCGGGCCGAGGAAGGCGAGGTTACCCGTGGCAGGCAGGATGGTCCCGACGTGGAACGTGCCGTCGGCCGTGGAC includes these proteins:
- a CDS encoding ABC transporter ATP-binding protein, with the translated sequence MTDTATTTRTAVLRTDDLVAGYLPGVNILNGCTVDAYQGDLIGIIGPNGAGKSTLLKAIFGQVKIRGGAVLLNGEDITSLKADKLVGKGVGMVPQNNNVFPSLSIEENLQMGLFQRPKVFAERFEFVSGLFPELAKRRRQRAGSLSGGERQMVAMGRALMMDPSVLLLDEPSAGLSPVRQDETFLRVAEINRAGVTIIMVEQNARRCLQICHRAYVLDQGKDAYTGTGRELLTDPRVIELYLGTLAADEDAKRDHGESPA
- a CDS encoding ABC transporter substrate-binding protein, coding for MNVFTRTRAGKVLGGIALVGASALVLAGCSGGGGNDAAAPSASTGGGAVSTADGTFHVGTILPATGNLAFLGPPEVAGVKLAIKDIEATGDAFPFKTELTERDSGDTTTDIATQSATELVDAGADVVIGAASSGVSFTFIDQLVNAGIVQISPANTSPDFTTYADDGYYWRTAPSDVLQGRVLGNLMTGDGAANIGIIYINDPYGIGLKDNATTAIEAAGGEVSVAVPYNPGDTVFTSQVDELLAAQPDAIAVIAFEETSSIIPQLVSTQGYAASKVYFVDGNLSNSYEFPAGTLQGAKGTLPGNPADTTFQTRLKEVDPALTDFSYAPESYDAVIVAALAAAQAKDDSGTAIRDNLQSVSEEGEKCTTFADCLALINEGKDIDYDGVSGPITFDANGDPTEAYIGIYQYGADNKYTLLNTEFGSLNE